The proteins below are encoded in one region of Pseudomonadota bacterium:
- a CDS encoding DMT family transporter: protein MPLDSDTKATIRLLTGAVFISFSAVFVKVLSVPPTVSAFYRLLFGGGFLLLYILATKRSLGRALTGLLAIFLAAVFFAADLWTWHRSIIYVGPGLATMLANFQVFFLALAGVLFFGERWRWQLMVAIPMALLGLGMIVGFDWQILTEEYRTGIWLGLLTAVFYAAYILSLRRTRTDGRQRSAVADLALVSLISAALLGIGATAAGDSLALSWSKDLGILLAYALVAQVFGWLLIAHSLAQVPASRVGLILLLQPLLAFVWDVWFFSRSITPTELTGAVLTLLGIYLGMRKMSQAA, encoded by the coding sequence ATGCCGCTGGATTCTGATACCAAGGCAACAATCAGGCTGCTGACCGGTGCGGTGTTCATCAGCTTTTCCGCTGTTTTCGTAAAGGTGCTGTCGGTTCCGCCCACCGTCAGCGCTTTCTACCGCCTGCTTTTTGGCGGAGGTTTCCTGTTGCTGTATATCCTTGCCACCAAAAGATCGCTGGGCAGGGCCCTGACCGGCTTGCTGGCGATTTTTCTCGCCGCAGTATTTTTTGCCGCCGACCTGTGGACCTGGCACCGCAGCATCATTTATGTGGGGCCCGGTCTGGCCACCATGCTCGCCAACTTCCAGGTTTTTTTTCTCGCCCTGGCCGGGGTGCTTTTCTTTGGCGAACGCTGGCGCTGGCAGCTCATGGTCGCCATCCCGATGGCGTTGCTGGGCCTGGGCATGATTGTCGGATTTGACTGGCAGATTCTCACCGAGGAATATCGTACTGGCATCTGGCTGGGTTTATTGACGGCAGTGTTTTATGCCGCCTATATTCTCTCGCTGAGGCGCACCCGCACCGATGGCCGGCAGCGATCCGCGGTTGCCGATCTTGCGCTGGTTTCCCTGATCAGCGCCGCTTTGCTGGGCATCGGCGCGACTGCAGCCGGTGACTCGCTGGCGCTTTCATGGTCCAAAGACCTGGGTATCCTGCTGGCGTATGCCCTGGTGGCGCAGGTGTTCGGCTGGTTGCTGATTGCGCATAGCCTTGCCCAGGTGCCCGCTTCGCGGGTGGGTTTGATTCTCCTTTTGCAACCCTTGCTGGCTTTCGTATGGGATGTCTGGTTTTTTTCCAGGAGCATCACGCCGACCGAGCTGACTGGCGCCGTCCTGACATTGCTTGGTATATACCTGGGTATGAGAAAAATGTCACAGGCTGCCTGA
- a CDS encoding galactose oxidase, translated as MKRILPICLLTAGLFACTLEHESQIVAVQGPALPHPVSNNAVAGFRSADGFHLLSFMGLAGGRGWQNVASEAWHLPPGSDAWQRLADVPGGEGRLAGTAATVAGKVYVFGGYTVAEDGSERSVAKVYRLDTERLSWHELEPMPVPVDDAVSVVYLDRYVYLVSGWHDLGNVNLVQIYDVEEDSWRQATPWPGEAVFGHAGGIVGNRLLVCDGVVVRLADNGNRRFETVDACYLGKIDADDIRRIHWQVVAPHPGSVRYRIAATGTATHDGEIVFAGGSGNPYNYDGIGYDGNVSQASAEVFAWRLAEQRWHSYGRLSTATMDHRGLLANAGTFYIVGGMVDAVNSGDGAEPVISSQVHEFTLQ; from the coding sequence ATGAAGCGTATCCTGCCGATTTGTCTGCTCACTGCGGGTCTGTTTGCCTGCACCTTGGAACATGAAAGCCAGATCGTTGCGGTGCAGGGTCCGGCACTGCCCCATCCAGTCAGTAACAATGCGGTGGCTGGCTTCCGCAGCGCCGACGGGTTTCACTTGCTCAGTTTCATGGGCCTGGCCGGCGGCCGCGGCTGGCAAAACGTGGCCAGCGAGGCCTGGCATTTGCCGCCAGGGAGCGATGCCTGGCAGCGCTTGGCCGATGTGCCCGGGGGCGAAGGCAGGCTAGCCGGCACCGCCGCCACCGTGGCTGGTAAGGTATATGTTTTTGGCGGATATACCGTTGCCGAGGATGGCAGCGAGAGATCTGTAGCAAAAGTGTACCGGCTCGATACTGAGCGGCTAAGCTGGCATGAACTGGAGCCGATGCCGGTGCCGGTCGATGATGCTGTCTCGGTCGTATATCTTGACCGCTATGTTTACCTGGTCAGTGGCTGGCACGACCTGGGCAATGTCAACCTGGTGCAGATTTACGATGTCGAGGAGGATTCCTGGAGACAGGCGACGCCCTGGCCCGGTGAGGCGGTGTTCGGCCATGCGGGCGGCATAGTCGGCAACAGGTTGCTGGTTTGCGATGGCGTTGTCGTTCGCCTGGCGGACAACGGCAACCGGCGGTTCGAGACGGTAGATGCCTGTTACCTGGGCAAAATCGATGCCGACGATATTCGACGCATTCACTGGCAGGTGGTCGCACCCCATCCGGGTTCGGTCCGCTACCGGATCGCGGCGACCGGCACGGCAACGCACGACGGGGAAATCGTCTTCGCCGGCGGCAGCGGCAATCCTTACAACTACGATGGCATCGGTTATGACGGCAATGTATCGCAGGCCTCGGCCGAAGTCTTTGCATGGCGGCTCGCCGAGCAACGCTGGCATAGCTATGGCCGGCTATCCACGGCAACCATGGATCACCGCGGTCTGCTTGCCAACGCGGGGACTTTTTATATAGTCGGTGGCATGGTTGACGCCGTAAATTCGGGCGATGGCGCCGAACCGGTTATCAGTTCGCAGGTCCATGAGTTCACGCTGCAATGA